From Acidobacteriota bacterium, a single genomic window includes:
- a CDS encoding TonB-dependent receptor, with product MSVRTKLPLALLALLAARGLPADAAGPGDEGEDRPGVVEERVEVEAEAAGEDDVAAFATVLGEEAIAGRAADLADLLRRVPGARVRDYGGLGRFATVSLRGSTAEQVTVLVDGVPQNRALGGPVDLSPIPLTQVRSVTVYRGIPPVAAGLDGLGGVVDIRTREPGAPAAGAEILYGSLGTERIAASWSGRAGARWRLRVGAERFRSRGDFDYLDLGAPLVAGDERRQRRSNNDVAGTSWVIRAFRHSRGGGRFEFGWRGLDREGGIPGTDGLPARFTRLGERQQEARLSWERRLRSGSVSIAADRTVRRDRLRDPFGEVGIGIQDQTTRLTSTGAALLWRGRRGRHRWLLRADARRERARVRDAALAVSDRGGLRRTRMSIAAEDVVGFGRLAVAPALRIERRTDRFVAGGEGLLPPPAPSAGETRVTGKLGLSLALGRNWSLRASAGRFDRPPDLLELFGDRGTVVGNPGLRPERGTKLELGIARAAKIWAGTRWRAGGELVAFATDARDLILLWPTSPGAVVATNFDRARIRGLEASVSLQRGAFAAELSGTLQRATDASGGFADGFPLPGRPDREGFAALSWNFARDRVGWEVTYVGENPTDRLDTPALRLPARVLHDVRYGHRFGPPGSGVELGVEVRNLFDRETRDVARFPLPGRTLFVRLAWGTGEERP from the coding sequence ATGTCCGTGAGGACGAAGCTGCCGCTCGCTCTGCTCGCGCTGCTCGCCGCGCGCGGGCTGCCGGCGGACGCCGCCGGGCCGGGGGACGAGGGTGAGGACCGACCGGGCGTTGTCGAAGAGCGGGTCGAGGTCGAAGCCGAAGCCGCCGGCGAGGACGATGTCGCGGCCTTCGCCACCGTTCTCGGTGAGGAGGCGATCGCGGGCCGGGCGGCCGATCTCGCGGATCTGTTGCGGCGCGTCCCGGGAGCGCGCGTCCGCGACTACGGCGGTCTCGGCCGCTTCGCCACCGTGTCTCTGCGGGGTTCGACCGCCGAGCAGGTGACCGTCCTCGTCGACGGGGTCCCGCAGAACCGCGCCCTCGGCGGGCCGGTCGATCTCTCGCCGATCCCGCTGACGCAGGTGAGGTCGGTCACCGTGTACCGTGGCATCCCGCCGGTGGCCGCCGGGCTCGACGGCCTCGGGGGCGTCGTCGACATCCGGACCAGGGAGCCCGGCGCCCCCGCCGCCGGGGCGGAGATCCTCTACGGTTCGCTCGGCACGGAACGCATCGCGGCCTCCTGGTCGGGACGCGCGGGTGCGCGGTGGCGCCTGCGGGTCGGCGCCGAACGGTTTCGCAGCCGCGGCGATTTCGACTATCTCGACCTCGGCGCCCCGCTCGTCGCCGGCGACGAGCGTCGGCAACGTCGATCGAACAACGACGTGGCCGGGACGAGCTGGGTGATCCGTGCGTTCCGGCACTCGCGAGGCGGCGGGCGCTTCGAATTCGGTTGGCGGGGCCTCGACCGCGAGGGCGGAATTCCGGGAACGGACGGGCTCCCCGCACGGTTCACGCGCCTCGGCGAGCGGCAGCAGGAGGCGCGGCTCTCCTGGGAGCGGCGGCTGCGCTCCGGGTCGGTTTCGATCGCCGCCGACCGGACGGTGCGACGCGATCGGCTGCGCGACCCGTTCGGCGAGGTCGGTATCGGCATCCAGGACCAGACCACCCGGCTGACCTCGACCGGAGCGGCGCTGCTCTGGCGCGGCCGGCGCGGCCGGCACCGGTGGCTTCTGCGGGCGGATGCGCGCCGCGAGCGCGCGCGGGTCCGCGATGCGGCGCTGGCGGTCTCCGACCGCGGGGGGCTGCGGCGCACGCGGATGTCGATCGCCGCGGAGGATGTCGTCGGGTTCGGGCGGCTCGCCGTCGCTCCGGCGTTGCGGATCGAGCGCCGCACGGACCGGTTCGTCGCGGGAGGCGAGGGCCTGCTGCCGCCGCCCGCCCCTTCGGCAGGAGAGACTCGCGTCACGGGAAAGCTCGGGCTCTCGCTCGCTCTCGGAAGGAACTGGTCGCTGCGCGCCTCGGCGGGGCGCTTCGACCGCCCGCCCGACCTGCTCGAGCTGTTCGGCGATCGCGGCACGGTGGTCGGCAACCCCGGACTCCGTCCCGAGCGGGGCACGAAGCTCGAACTGGGGATCGCCCGCGCCGCGAAGATCTGGGCCGGCACGCGCTGGCGGGCCGGCGGCGAGCTCGTCGCCTTCGCGACCGACGCCCGCGACCTCATCCTCCTGTGGCCGACCAGCCCCGGTGCCGTGGTGGCGACGAACTTCGATCGCGCGCGGATCCGCGGCCTCGAGGCGAGTGTCTCGCTGCAGCGAGGCGCGTTCGCCGCGGAACTCTCCGGGACGCTGCAGCGCGCGACCGATGCCTCCGGCGGCTTCGCGGACGGGTTCCCGCTGCCCGGCCGCCCGGACCGCGAGGGTTTTGCCGCGCTCTCGTGGAACTTCGCCCGGGATCGGGTCGGATGGGAGGTCACCTACGTGGGCGAGAACCCGACCGACCGGCTGGACACGCCCGCCCTCAGACTTCCCGCGCGGGTCCTGCACGACGTCCGCTACGGCCACCGGTTCGGGCCGCCCGGAAGCGGCGTCGAACTCGGTGTCGAGGTGCGGAACCTCTTCGACCGCGAAACGCGCGACGTCGCGCGCTTCCCGCTGCCGGGACGCACGCTGTTCGTGCGGCTGGCCTGGGGGACGGGGGAGGAAAGGCCGTGA